From a region of the Salvelinus alpinus chromosome 2, SLU_Salpinus.1, whole genome shotgun sequence genome:
- the LOC139563938 gene encoding cytokine-inducible SH2-containing protein-like, with translation MIARTMSSMQQDHGERGGSCQNPAAPLYDSTEDLCCITTTFQYLQNSGWYWGSISASEARDALLKMSAGTFLVRDSSHPLYMLTLSVKTAFGPTNVRIEYIGGRFRLDSSSPGPPHLLSFPNVCSLVQHYVEDPPQPKAKPRPPQPAVKGNAVLLKLLRPLPRAFPSLQHLTRLTINHHTDCPDQLPLPCPLVRYLQDYPFQV, from the exons ATGATTGCCAGGACGATGAGCAGCATGCAGCAGGATCATGGTGAGAGaggagggtcatgtcagaatcCAGCGGCCCCTCTCTACGACTCTACAGAGGACCTCTGCTGCATAACCACCACCTTCCAGTACCTGCAGAACTCAG GTTGGTACTGGGGGTCTATTTCAGCCAGTGAGGCTCGAGACGCTCTCCTGAAGATGTCAGCGGGAACCTTCCTGGTACGCGATAGCAGCCACCCCCTCTACATGCTGACCCTGTCAGTGAAGACGGCCTTTGGCCCCACCAATGTGCGCATAGAGTACATCGGGGGTCGCTTCCGGCTGGACTCCAGCTCTCCAGGCCCCCCTCACTTGCTGTCCTTCCCTAATGTCTGCAGCCTTGTACAGCATTACGTGGAGGACCCTCCTCAACCTAAAGCCAAACCCAGGCCGCCCCAGCCCGCAGTGAAGGGCAATGCAGTACTGCTCAAGTTGCTGCGTCCCCTACCCCGGGCCTTCCCCTCCCTCCAGCACCTTACCCGCCTCACCATCAACCACCACACTGACTGTCCGGACCAGCTGCCCCTGCCATGCCCACTAGTGCGCTACCTTCAGGACTACCCCTTCCAGGTATGA